The DNA sequence GATGCACCGGGAGACGATCCTGCGCACGGGCGCCCGGCGGCCGCTGGTGGTGGGGGACCGGCTGGACACGGACATCGAGGGCGCGTTCCACGGCGAGGTCGACTCGCTGCTGGTGCTGACCGGGGTGACCGACGGCGCCCGGCTGCTCGCCGCGCCGCCGCGGCACCGGCCGACGTATGTCGACGCCGACCTGCGCGGGATGCTCACCGGGCAGCCGGAGGTCGTCGGCGCGGGCGACGGGTTCCGGTGCGGCGGCTGGACGGCGGTGGCCGGGTCGGCGGCGCTGGAGCTGGACGGGGACGGTGACGCGCTGGACGGGCTGCGCGCGCTGTGCGCGGCGGCGTGGACGGCGGCCGGGGACGGTGTGTGCGAGCTGGACGGCGGGAAGGCCCTGGCGCGCCTGGGCCTCTGAGCGGCCGTCGCGGACGTCCGCCCGCCCCGGTGCGGGAGCCGGGGACCTTGAGCAAATGGCAGGGTAGGCTAACCTAACCTGCGTGTTGGTCGAGAGTCCCCCAGAACAGCGCGCGGACATTGCCCCCGCGCCCCCGAACCGCCGGGCGATACGTTTCCTCGGACTGCTCGTCTCCGTGGTGATCCTGGTGCTCGTCGCTGTGGCGAGCATCGTGGTCGGCGCGAAGGAGCTGTCGCTGGAGCAGGTCTGGCACGGCCTGTTCGCGGAGACGGGCACCTACGGCGACGTCGTCGTGGCCGACAGGCTGTCACGGACCGTGCTGGGCGTGCTCGTAGGCGCCGCGCTCGGTCTGGCGGGGGCGGTGCTCCAGGCACTCACCCGCAACCCGCTGGCCGACCCGGGACTGCTCGGCATCAACGCGGGCGCGTCCGCGGCCGTGGTCAGCGCCATCACCTTCTTCGGCGTCACCTCGCTGTCCGGCTACGTGTGGTTCGCGTTCAGCGGTGCGGCGGCCGTCGGCGCGCTGGTGTGGTTCCTCGGCGGCAGCCGGGGCGCGACGCCGGTGCGGCTCGCGCTCGCCGGTACGGCCATCAGCGCCGCCCTGTACGGGTATCTCCAGGCCATCATGATCCTGGACGACGCCGCGCTCGGCCGGATGCGCTTCTGGACGGTGGGCTCGCTGGCCACGGGGAACGACTCGACCATCGAGCAGGTCCTGCCGTTCCTGCTGGCCGGGTTCGTCCTCGCCCTCGCGCTCGCCCGGCCGCTCAACGCCATGGCCATGGGCGACGACACCGCCAAGGCGCTCGGCGCCAACCTCAACCGTACCCGGGCGCTGTCCATGCTCGCCGCGACCGTGCTGTGCGGGGCCGCGACCGCCGCCTGCGGGCCCATCATGTTCGTCGGCCTGATGGTGCCGCACGTCGTGCGTTCCTTCACCGGACCCGACCTGCGCTGGATCCTGCCGTACGCGGCCGTCCTGTCGCCCGTGCTGCTGCTCGGCGCCGACGTGCTCGGCCGGATCGTCGCCCGCCCCGCCGAACTCCAGGTCGGCATCGTCACCGCGATCCTCGGCGGTCCGGTCTTCATTTATCTCGTACGACGGCGGAGGACGGCCCAGCTGTGAAGACCAACCGCGCGGTGCGCACCCCCGGCGGCCTCTCGGTCCGGCTGGACGCGCGCGCCCTCACCGTCGTCGTGCTGCTGCTGCTCGCGGCGCTCACCGTGAGCGTGGTGCTGATCGGCACCGGCGACTTCCCGATCCCGGCCGCCGACGTGCTCAGGACCCTCGTCGGAGAGGGCAACGCCGGCCAGGAGTTCATCGTCACCGAGCTGCGGCTGCCCCGGGTCGTGGTCGGGCTGCTGGTCGGCGCCTCCCTGGGACTGGGCGGCGCGCTGTTCCAGTCCATCTCCCGCAACCCGCTGGGCAGTCCGGACGTGCTCGGCCTCGGACAGGGCGCGACGGCCGGTGCGCTCACGATGATCGTGCTGTTCTCCGGCAGCGCCAACCAGGTCGCCCTCGGCGCGCTCGCCGGCGGACTGGTGACCGGGTTCGCCATCTACGCGCTCGCCTGGAAGCGGGGTGTGCACGGCTATCGGCTGGTCCTGGTCGGCATCGGTGTCTCCGCGGTCGTCACGGCGGTCAACGGCTACCTGCTCACCAAGTCCGACATCGTGGACGCGGCCCGCGCGGTCGTCTGGATGACGGGATCGCTCGACGGCCGTGACTGGGACCAGGTCTGGCCCCTGCTCGCCCTGTGCGCCGTCCTCGTACCGCTCGTCCTCGTCAACTCCCGCGGCCTGCGGATGATGGAGATGGGCGACGACGTCTCGTACGCCCTCGGCGTGCGGGTCGAGCGCGTGCGGCTGCTGCTGATGCTGTCGGCCGTCCTGCTCACCGCGTCCGCGACCGCCGCCGCCGGACCGGTCAGCTTCGTCGCGCTCACCGCGCCGCAGCTCGCCCGGCGGCTGACCCGCTCGCCCGGGCCCAACCTGGTGCCCGCCCTGGTGATGGGCGCGACGCTGCTGGTCACCGCCGACTGGGTGTCGCAGCGGGCGTTCGGCGCCGACCAGCTGCCCGTGGGCGTGGTCACCGGCGTGCTCGGCGGCGTCTACCTGCTGTGGCTGCTGGTCACCGAGCGCAGGGCGGGTCGGATATGAGCACCGACAGCACCACCAGCAGCGGGCCGAACCACCGAAGGAGCACCGTGAACCGACTGTCCGCCGAGAACGTCACCCTGGCCTACGACCAGCGGGTCATCGCCGAACAGCTGTCGGTGGAGATACCGGACAACTCCTTCACCGTGATCGTCGGGCCCAACGCGTGCGGCAAGTCGACGCTGCTGCGGGCCCTGTCCCGGATGCTCAGGCCGAGCGAGGGACGGGTCCTGCTCGACGGGCAGGTCATCCAGTCGATGCCCGCGAAGAAGGTCGCCCGCACCCTCGGCCTGCTGCCCCAGTCGTCGATCGCGCCCGACGGCATCACGGTCGGCGACCTGGTCGGCCGCGGCCGCTACCCGCACCAGGGACTGCTGCGCCAGTGGTCCGCCGAGGACGAGCGGGTCGTCCAGGAGTCGATGGCCCACACCGGCGTCGCCGAACTCGCGGAACGCTACGTCGACGAACTCTCCGGCGGGCAGCGCCAGCGCGTGTGGATCGCGATGGCGCTGGCCCAGCAGACCCCATTGCTGCTGCTCGACGAGCCGACCACCTACCTGGACATCCAGCACCAGATCGACGTGCTGGACCTCTGCGCCGACCTCCACGAGCAGCAGGGCCGCACCCTCGTCGCCGTCCTCCACGACCTCAACCACGCGGCCCGCTACGCCACCCACCTCATCGCCCTGCGCGGCGGGAAGGTCATCGCCCAGGGCGCGCCGAACGACATCGTCACCGCCGAGCTGGTCGAGGAGGTCTTCGGCCTGCGCTGCCAGGTCATCGACGACCCCGAGACGGGCACACCGCTGATCGTTCCGGCGGCGCGCAGGGCACGGGCGAAGGACACGGCGGAGAAGGTGGGAGTCACAGGAGCTTCCTGAGGCGGAACAGGTCGCGCAGGCCCGCCTCGACGCGCACCCGGCCCGACCCCCAGGCCCTGGCGAAGTGCAGCTCGCCGTCGACCAGGGCCACCAGGTCGTCGCCCGCCATCGCGAGCCGCAGCTGCGCCCTCTCCCGCGGCGGGCCGGGAAACGTGTCGTGGACCTCGATCCGGCCGCCGGTGAGCCGGCCGGCGAAGGTCACGTCCAGGTCGGTGATGTGACAGCTGACCGAGCGGTCCATCGCGGCGGCCGCGCGGGCGTCCCCCTCGGCGTGCCGCATGCTGTCCGAGAACGTGTCGAGCGCCGCACGGCACTCCTCGATCGTGGCCATCGCCGACGACGGTACCGCAGCCTTCGCGGTAGCGTCGGGGCATGAACGACGCAGTACCGCAGGCGCGGGACGCGGAGCCGGAGCCGGGCCCGGGTGCCGCGGCGCCGGAGCACCCCGCGCCGCAGCCGCCGCCCGGCGACGACGGCCCCGCCGCCCCCGCGCCCCTGCACGTGCCCCGCACCCCCACCGGGCACCCCGAGGTGGACGCCCACGTGGAGCGGCTGGCCGACGCCGACCACCTCACCACGGACGGCCATGTCGCGGTGTACGAGGATGTGCACCGGGGGCTGCGCGACGCGCTCACCGCGCTCGACGCCCGCCCGGGCCCTCCGGCTCCCGCCGGTCACCCGGCGGCCACCCCGCAACCAGGCCCTTCGGGCCACCCATCCGACATGGCACACGGACACAGGAGCTGAACCGAACGTGGCAGGAGTCGCACGCCGCCGTCTCGACGCGGAGCTGGTCCGCCGTAAGCTCGCGCGCTCGCGTGAGCACGCCAGCCAGCTGATCGCCGCGGGGCGGGTCAGCGTCGGCAGGACGGTCGCGACCAAACCCGCCACACAGGTGGAGACCGCCGCCGCGATCGTCGTCTCCGAGGACGCGGGCGACCCCGACTACGTCTCGCGCGGGGGCCACAAGCTGGCCGGCGCGCTCGACGCCTTCGTGCCGCGCGGACTGGTCGTCCGCGGGCGGCGGGCCCTCGACGCCGGCGCCTCCACCGGCGGCTTCACCGACGTCCTGCTGCGGTCCGGGGCGGCGCACGTGGTCGCCGTGGACGTCGGATACGGACAACTCGCCTGGTCGCTGCGGAACGATGAACGCGTCACCGTCAAGGACCGTACGAACGTACGCGAGTTGACGCTCGAAGCGATCGATGGGGAACCTGTGGATCTTGTGGTGGGGGATCTGTCCTTCATCCCGCTCGGACTGGTGCTGCCCGCCCTGAAACGGTGCGTGAAGCCGGACGCCGACCTGGTGATGATGGTCAAACCGCAGTTCGAGGTGGGCAAGGAGCGGCTGGGCAGCGGCGGCGTCGTCCGCAGCCCCCAGCTGCGCGCCGAGGCCGTCCGGGGAGTGGCGGCCAAGGCCTGGGAGCTGGGCCTGGGGGCGATGGGCGTGACGGCGAGCCCGCTTCCCGGGCCCTCGGGGAATGTCGAATACTTCCTGTGGCTGCGGGCCGGGGCTCCGGAACTGGACCCGGCCGATGTTGACCGTGCTGTGGCGGAGGGGCCGCGTTGACACCGAACCGAGCTCGTACTGTTTTCCTGCTCGCCCACACGGGGCGGCCCGCGGCCATCCGCAGCGCCGAACTCGTGGTCAAGGGGCTGCTGCGCTCCGGCCTCGGGGTGCGCGTCCTGGAGGACGAGGCCCGCGACCTGCCGCTGCCGGACGAGGTGGAGACCGTCAAGGAGGCCACCCCGCAGTGCCTCGACGACTGCGAGCTGCTGATCGTGCTGGGCGGGGACGGCACGCTGCTGCGCGGCGCCGAGTTCGCCCGCGCCTCCGGCGTGCCCATGCTCGGCGTCAACCTCGGACGGGTCGGGTTCCTCGCCGAGGCCGAGCGGGACGACCTCGACAAGGTGGTCGACCGGGTGGTGAACAAGGCGTACGAGGTCGAGGAGCGCATGACCGTCGACGTCGTCGTGCACCGCAACGGCGACATCGTGCACACGGACTGGGCGCTGAACGAGGCGGCCGTGCAGAAGGTGTCCGCCGAGCGGATGCTGGAGGTCGTCCTGGAGATCGACGGGCGGCCGGTCACCGGGTTCGGCTGCGACGGGATCGTGTGCGCCACCCCGACCGGTTCGACCGCGTACGCGTTCTCCGCGGGCGGGCCCGTGGTGTGGCCCGAGGTCGAGGCGCTGCTGATGGTGCCGATCAGCGCGCACGCGCTGTTCGCCAAGCCGCTGGTGACCTCGCCGGACTCGGTGCTGGCGGTGGAGATGCTGCCGCACGTCCCGCCCGGGGTGCTGTGGTGCGACGGGCGGCGGACCGTCGAGCTGCCGGTCGGCGCGCGCGTGGAGGTGCGACGGGGGGCGGTGCCGGTGCGACTGGCCCGGCTGCACCACGCCTCCTTCACCGACCGGCTGGTCGCGAAGTTCGCGCTGCCCGTGTCCGGGTGGCGGGGGGCGCCGCACTAGGAGGCCTCGCCGGGACCGGGGCGGGTTCCGGGGAGCCGGCCGGTGCGGCACCGTCCGCGGCGGCTCGCGCGGCTCCCCGTAACCCTGGGGGACGTGCACTCCCGTGGGTGACAAGGGCGGGGGCGGTCGCACTCCCCGGCTCGGACCTCGTAAGGTCGTGTCCGTGTTGGAGGAGATGCGGATACGGTCGCTCGGAGTCATCGACGACGCTGTCGTCGAGCTGTCGCCCGGCTTCACCGCCGTCACCGGCGAGACGGGCGCGGGCAAGACCATGGTGGTCACCAGCCTGGGTCTGCTGCTGGGTGGACGGGCGGATGCGGCCCTGGTGCGGATCGGCGCGCGCAACGCGGTCGTCGAGGGGCGGATCGCCGTGCCCGAGGGCGCCGCGGCCGTCGTACGGGCCGAGGAGGCGGGGGCCGAGCTCGACGACGGGACGCTGCTGGTGAGCCGTACCGTTTCCGCCGAGGGACGCTCGCGGGCGCACCTGGGCGGGCGGAGCGTGCCCGTGGGGCTGCTCGCCGAGCTCGCCGACGACCTGGTGGCCGTGCACGGCCAGACCGACCAGCAGGGGCTGCTCAAACTGTCCCGGCAGCGCCAGGCGCTCGACCGGTACGCCGGTCACGCGGTGGGCGTGCCGCTCGGCAAGTACGCGGAGGCGTACAAGCGGCTGCGGGCCGTCACCACCGAGCTGGAGCAGATCACCACCCTGGCGCGCGAGCGGGCCCAGGAGGCCGACCTGCTGCGCTTCGGGCTGGACGAGATCGCCGCCGTGGAACCCCGCGCGGGAGAGGACGTGGAACTGGCGGAGGAGGCCGAGCGGCTCGGGCACGCCGAGGCCCTGGCGTCCGCCGCGGCCGTCGCGCACGCCGCGCTCGCGGGCAATCCGGAGGACCCCGAGGGCGTCGACGCCGGGACGCTCGTCGCGGGCGCCCAGCGGGCCCTGGAGGCCGTACGGGCGCACGACCCGGCGCTGGCGGCGCTCACCGACCGGATCGGGGAGGTCGGCATCCTGCTGCGCGACGTCGCCGGGGAGCTGGCCGGGTACGCCGACGACCTGGACGCCGACCCGCTGCGGCTGGCGGCCGTCGAGGAGCGGCGGGCCGCGCTCACCGGACTGGTCCGCAAGTACGGCGAGGACGTCTCCGCCGTACTGGCCTGGGCCGAGCGGAGCGCCGAGCGGCTGACCGAACTCGACGGCGACGACGAGCGGATCGGGGAACTCACCGCCGAACGCGACGCGCTCCGCGCCGAACTGGGCGTGCTGGCCCAGGAGCTGACCGACGCCCGTACGGAGGCGGCGGAGCGGTTCGCGGCGGCCGTGACGGCCGAGCTGGCCTCGCTCGCCATGCCGCACGCGCGGGTGTCGTTCGACATCCGGCAGACCGAGGACCCGGAGGGCGTCGAGGTGGGCGGGCGGACGGTCGCCTACGGCCCGTCGGGCGTGGACGAGGTCGAGCTGCTGCTGGCCCCCCACCCCGGAGCGCCGCCGCGGCCCATCGCGAAGGGCGCGTCGGGCGGTGAGCTGTCGCGTGTGATGCTGGCCGTGGAGGTCGTGTTCGCGGGCACGGACCCCGTGCCGACGTACCTCTTCGACGAGGTGGACGCCGGGGTCGGCGGCAAGGCGGCGGTGGAGATCGGGCGGCGGCTGGCGCGGCTGGCGAAGACGGCGCAGGTCGTGGTCGTCACCCACCTGCCGCAGGTCGCCGCGTTCGCCGACCGGCAGCTGCTGGTGGAGAAGACCAACGACGGGTCGGTCACCCGGTCCGGCGTGAAGGTCCTCGAAGGGGAGGACCGCATCCGCGAGCTGTCCCGGATGCTGGCCGGGCAGGAGGACTCCGAGACGGCCCGCGCCCACGCGGAGGAACTCCTGGCGACGGCACGGGCGGACGGCTAGCCGGTCACGGTCCCGCGGACGGGCGACCGCACCCGCGTGCCCGCTGCCCCCGGACTCTCGCCGCCGCGCTGTGCGGTGCGTACGACGACGCCGCCGCGGCGGTGTACGGGGACGAGGTGAGCGCGGGGGCCCGGTCGCTGGGGGAGGACTGAGCGGGGGTCCGCCGTCCGCGGGGGACCGGTACGCGCCGGACGGGAGTCCGCCACCCCGGGGGCGGGGCAGGCCGGCGTCGGCCGTGGCGGGCCGGGCGGACGGGCTCCGTCTGTGGCGAAGTTGAGGGGATCGTCGTCAGGCGAGGCGGAGCCCTGCGGAACGGCGCCGGACGAGGCGGAGCCGGATGAAAGGGTGTCAGCCGTGGCGGGGCCGGGTGGACGGAGTCCACCCGTGAGGAAGCACGCCGACCCGTGTCACCCGTGTGGGTGACAGGGAGGGGCGGGTGCCGCCCGGTGGGGGCCCTCGGCGGTGCCCGAAGCGGTGTGCGGACTGGCATGCTTGACGGAGTACGCGTAGGCCCGCGCGGTACACCCCCTCCGCACGATCCTTCTGTACGTTCTTCGTGACCGCCCGACCCGAACCAGGAGCCCGGCCACGTGACCCCCGTGAGCAGCCCCTCACCGCACGGCCGGCCGCCGCTGCGCACCGTGCAGGTGCTG is a window from the Streptomyces capillispiralis genome containing:
- a CDS encoding ABC transporter ATP-binding protein, with the protein product MSTDSTTSSGPNHRRSTVNRLSAENVTLAYDQRVIAEQLSVEIPDNSFTVIVGPNACGKSTLLRALSRMLRPSEGRVLLDGQVIQSMPAKKVARTLGLLPQSSIAPDGITVGDLVGRGRYPHQGLLRQWSAEDERVVQESMAHTGVAELAERYVDELSGGQRQRVWIAMALAQQTPLLLLDEPTTYLDIQHQIDVLDLCADLHEQQGRTLVAVLHDLNHAARYATHLIALRGGKVIAQGAPNDIVTAELVEEVFGLRCQVIDDPETGTPLIVPAARRARAKDTAEKVGVTGAS
- a CDS encoding FecCD family ABC transporter permease, translating into MLVESPPEQRADIAPAPPNRRAIRFLGLLVSVVILVLVAVASIVVGAKELSLEQVWHGLFAETGTYGDVVVADRLSRTVLGVLVGAALGLAGAVLQALTRNPLADPGLLGINAGASAAVVSAITFFGVTSLSGYVWFAFSGAAAVGALVWFLGGSRGATPVRLALAGTAISAALYGYLQAIMILDDAALGRMRFWTVGSLATGNDSTIEQVLPFLLAGFVLALALARPLNAMAMGDDTAKALGANLNRTRALSMLAATVLCGAATAACGPIMFVGLMVPHVVRSFTGPDLRWILPYAAVLSPVLLLGADVLGRIVARPAELQVGIVTAILGGPVFIYLVRRRRTAQL
- the recN gene encoding DNA repair protein RecN, with product MRIRSLGVIDDAVVELSPGFTAVTGETGAGKTMVVTSLGLLLGGRADAALVRIGARNAVVEGRIAVPEGAAAVVRAEEAGAELDDGTLLVSRTVSAEGRSRAHLGGRSVPVGLLAELADDLVAVHGQTDQQGLLKLSRQRQALDRYAGHAVGVPLGKYAEAYKRLRAVTTELEQITTLARERAQEADLLRFGLDEIAAVEPRAGEDVELAEEAERLGHAEALASAAAVAHAALAGNPEDPEGVDAGTLVAGAQRALEAVRAHDPALAALTDRIGEVGILLRDVAGELAGYADDLDADPLRLAAVEERRAALTGLVRKYGEDVSAVLAWAERSAERLTELDGDDERIGELTAERDALRAELGVLAQELTDARTEAAERFAAAVTAELASLAMPHARVSFDIRQTEDPEGVEVGGRTVAYGPSGVDEVELLLAPHPGAPPRPIAKGASGGELSRVMLAVEVVFAGTDPVPTYLFDEVDAGVGGKAAVEIGRRLARLAKTAQVVVVTHLPQVAAFADRQLLVEKTNDGSVTRSGVKVLEGEDRIRELSRMLAGQEDSETARAHAEELLATARADG
- a CDS encoding sterol-binding protein; this translates as MATIEECRAALDTFSDSMRHAEGDARAAAAMDRSVSCHITDLDVTFAGRLTGGRIEVHDTFPGPPRERAQLRLAMAGDDLVALVDGELHFARAWGSGRVRVEAGLRDLFRLRKLL
- a CDS encoding NAD kinase codes for the protein MTPNRARTVFLLAHTGRPAAIRSAELVVKGLLRSGLGVRVLEDEARDLPLPDEVETVKEATPQCLDDCELLIVLGGDGTLLRGAEFARASGVPMLGVNLGRVGFLAEAERDDLDKVVDRVVNKAYEVEERMTVDVVVHRNGDIVHTDWALNEAAVQKVSAERMLEVVLEIDGRPVTGFGCDGIVCATPTGSTAYAFSAGGPVVWPEVEALLMVPISAHALFAKPLVTSPDSVLAVEMLPHVPPGVLWCDGRRTVELPVGARVEVRRGAVPVRLARLHHASFTDRLVAKFALPVSGWRGAPH
- a CDS encoding FecCD family ABC transporter permease; protein product: MKTNRAVRTPGGLSVRLDARALTVVVLLLLAALTVSVVLIGTGDFPIPAADVLRTLVGEGNAGQEFIVTELRLPRVVVGLLVGASLGLGGALFQSISRNPLGSPDVLGLGQGATAGALTMIVLFSGSANQVALGALAGGLVTGFAIYALAWKRGVHGYRLVLVGIGVSAVVTAVNGYLLTKSDIVDAARAVVWMTGSLDGRDWDQVWPLLALCAVLVPLVLVNSRGLRMMEMGDDVSYALGVRVERVRLLLMLSAVLLTASATAAAGPVSFVALTAPQLARRLTRSPGPNLVPALVMGATLLVTADWVSQRAFGADQLPVGVVTGVLGGVYLLWLLVTERRAGRI
- a CDS encoding TlyA family RNA methyltransferase, whose amino-acid sequence is MAGVARRRLDAELVRRKLARSREHASQLIAAGRVSVGRTVATKPATQVETAAAIVVSEDAGDPDYVSRGGHKLAGALDAFVPRGLVVRGRRALDAGASTGGFTDVLLRSGAAHVVAVDVGYGQLAWSLRNDERVTVKDRTNVRELTLEAIDGEPVDLVVGDLSFIPLGLVLPALKRCVKPDADLVMMVKPQFEVGKERLGSGGVVRSPQLRAEAVRGVAAKAWELGLGAMGVTASPLPGPSGNVEYFLWLRAGAPELDPADVDRAVAEGPR